In Xiphophorus hellerii strain 12219 chromosome 8, Xiphophorus_hellerii-4.1, whole genome shotgun sequence, the genomic window CACTTTGGCAGAAAGAATCACTATCCATTTCTTTGTgccttgtgtgtgtgtatagctTGACACAATGCATGTTGGAGGTGTGCACCTTGATCATAACATTCTCAAAGCTGGTAGGGTTGGTCACATCAAAGCAGATTAAAACCAGATTAGCTTCTTGGTATGACAGTGGCCTCAGTCTGTCATAGTCCTCTTGtcctaaagaaacaaaagcacaagCTATGTGGGTAAAAGAACAGCTTTAGAGAAGAAGTCATGCATGGTAATGCACAGCAGAACTGAGCAACACAGTATTTCTCTCAAGAATAAATTTACCAGTGCAATGTATCTGAAAAAGCTGCgagtaaagacaaaaaaaccacATCCTGAATAAGGCTTCCCTCTCTACAGATGCAAGGCGCCCTGCCAAAAGATAAGTTTCAGCACAGACTGTGATGActttctaaaatgaaaacatttcagtacTGTGCACCTTTTCCCATGAATCTTACAGGAAGCTGTGTGATAATCATGTACTTCTTATTCCTGGGtaattataaaatagaaaataattttaaaaaaaagaaaccacaaTTAATGCAACACTACCATGAACATATGCAACCAGTCAGTATGGGAAACGAGGTTTGCTAATTCAgttcacaaaaaacagaaactgtacaAAAGATCTTTGATCTTTGACACAGAATACTAAATATGtagagcttttgtttttttaaagaaagcacTGAAGTCGATGCACATcttgacataaaaatattacaaaccaagctaaaactaaataaaaattatgtatttttttagtaaGAAATACTAGAAAATAGTATTTAGCAAcctaaatatgttgtattttatattaGTATTTAATGAAGGGTTGGTTATCACTAACTTGTCAGTTTCTCTGTCATAAATATCAACTTTTTCTACTTCCTCAACATTTGCTGCTCACCTAACAATTCAGTGACCAATAAACACAGACCACAAGTTTattatctaaaataaacactttgaaATGTGTTGCCATCCCCATTAGTTTACAGCATTGCTGACTCTGGGCCAGCATGCACTATTTTATTGTCAACATGTGAACAAGGTGTGTGACCGAAGAGTTCCTTCTTGGAAGCTTCTTGACCCTTTAGTACAATGGGTCAAGAAGTGAAATGTGTTGTTCAAAGAGTAAAAACGGGATGAATTGTAATAAGGAAGTGATATTTTTCTTACCGGCTGTGTCATACAGGTTGAGCTTAATCTCTTTTCCTCCCAGGGAGATAGTTGTGACATACTTTTCAAACACTGAGGGAGCATATTTCTgtttaggaaaacaaaaagaaagattcatttttataactgaatgTTTAATATCAACTTCAGATCACATtaagtcgttttttttttacattaaatcttTCACATTTATCATGTAAAGTGTTGTCTGTATATTAAAGTCTCAATGGGAGCTCCTCTTACCTCTGGAAAATCACCTTTGGCATAAACCATCAGAAGAGAAGTTTTCCCACAGCCTCCATCTCCCACAATCACAATTTTAAGTTCTTCTACCTTTTTTGTGGTACCGCTGCCGGGTCCGGCACCGTTTTGTGTCATGTTTTGGTTCCCTCGAAACAGTCAAATACGTGCCAGGCAGTACGAGGCAGAAGGTGCGCCCTCCAGATTTTAGTGAGAGATTTTGTGAAAACAGGTAAATCTACATTTGGATCGAGTTGAGATCACATAGACAGGAACAGGCATGTCTCATGGTTTACCAGGTAGTTCAAACAGCTCAccacttcctcttcctgtcaACATGACGCCGTTTCCAACGGTCCCCCCCCTACACTTCTCTCCTGCCCCATCAACAGGCATGCTCACAGAGAGCTGCAGAAAGCCTGCAGCCGAACTGCACATGTATAGTTACCAAGACTGGCTACTCCTCCTTCCTCTTCTGCTCATTTCATCCTGTGGGTGTGGGCTCAAAGTGAGGGACAGCCTCCACTGAGTGTGGATTTGTAAGGAGGGAAGATAGCACTTAACCTAAAAACATGAAGGCTTTTGTACAGGCTTTTGTTTTATCACTATAAAACCATTTCTTACTTCTGTGGTTCAGAAAAGTGTGAGGATGCCTTGGTGGCGGTGAATGTAACCTCACACCTtcttgaaaactgtttttgtgcATGTGGAGGCAGGTGAAGAAACTGTGAAGTCTAATTTGACTTCACAGTTTATATCAATAGATTTGCTTAAGAGAACTAAGATACAAAAAGTTATATTTGacgtgtttgtgtgtttcaagTTCAGCtgagttttagatttacattttaaattatttccattcAACAAGGAAGTTTTCTTCTGATAATTGAGACGCCACTGCTCAACAGGTAAAACAATGGAAAAGgagtgtcatttaaaaaaagaatcaatttacatttaataaaaattggcttgatgaaaacaatttaaacccTCTTCAACAATCAATggaatttttttattagcattaCAACAATCAAATATTTCCACAATTGTGGACCAGCTGTTTTCCATGTTCCCAGTGGTATTTTGAAGATTTATGTTTGGCGAATAGCTACAAGTCTCTGAGGTTGTAAGGCTACCTTGTCACCAACCTAGAACTCCCTCAGATTCAACTCTAAAATATTGGTCAAATTAAACAATTACTTTAAATGTTGAGTCTGTCTGTAAAatcaagaagttttttttttttatattcagatGATACTAACCTAAAACTTGCTCCATTCTCGTGTTCGGGTTGAATTTTGGGTAGGAAAAATCATGAGTCATCCACCAAGTCTTCAGAGGACTTGATTTTATGCAGTCATAAACAGCTTATTCTTTGTAAACAACATTCCAAAGCAGGTTTCAGCATCTCACCAGGTCAAAATGAGAAGGTACTTTGAGGCGTATCGAACAACACAATCAGTGTGTCATGAGTTTTAGTCGTGGGTTAATGTGTAAAACTACAGCTAAACCCTGAGGCAGACATGAACTATCTGGCTCGGATTAGGGAGGTATCGATGCACAATAGGCTTAAACAATCactctttgctaaaaaaaataaaataaaataatcaggaTAGTAAATGTAATTCACAGTGCTCTAAAAGTAaagtatatttttcaaaaacaattttggAAAAGGTTTAACTGATGATGATTACAGAATAATACAATCTGCTGGGGTAGAGTGAGTAGATCACAGGGAGTGAGCGTTCATCATCAGAACATACCAACA contains:
- the rhof gene encoding rho-related GTP-binding protein RhoF, translated to MTQNGAGPGSGTTKKVEELKIVIVGDGGCGKTSLLMVYAKGDFPEKYAPSVFEKYVTTISLGGKEIKLNLYDTAGQEDYDRLRPLSYQEANLVLICFDVTNPTSFENVMIKWYPEVKHFCRGTPVILIGCKTDLRKDKECSRKLKAMNLNPITYVQGEETRQEMNAELYLECSAKHQENVEDIFREATKRALAFNRKQRNNKRKKKCLIL